From the genome of Syngnathoides biaculeatus isolate LvHL_M chromosome 4, ASM1980259v1, whole genome shotgun sequence:
ACAGCGGAGGTTTTTGCTGGTGCCGCCAGGCCTTCCCCTTCTGAGCCCGTTTGCAGCTAGCACACGTGAGATCCGGAGCAAATGGAATTTCCGTCCTGGGTGACGCACGTTGCGCATCCACGAAGAGCACGCTCTGGGCGGCGAGCTCACATCGAGCTTAAAAACTCTTTGTACCTCAGTCAAGTTACCTGTGCTGCACCCTTTCCAGTCCCTCCTCGAGCCAGAGTGATGGTGTGTGTACGGGGGCGGGGTAGGGGCCGTGGGGGGTTTCAGTCAGTACTTCCGTAGTGGTTGCAATTGGGTGGGTTCTCCTGTAAACTGGTGTGCCGGCCGCCTTCTTCCTGGGACACGCCCGCCTCGACGGGCTGCTGGAAGAAGTTGGACACGCCGAACACCTGCAACAGGATTTTTGTCATTCCAACATAATGGCATGGCTAGAAAAACtaccataattcctggcctactgaccgcacctggttctaagcctcggtacacagaaagagtttaacactagcgcggagctagcgttagcgcacctagttataagcctcattACGCAGAAaaatgctagcgcggtgctagcgttagcgcacctgcttattagcctcggtacacagaaaaagtttaatgctagcgcggtgctagcgttagcgcacctggttattagcctcggtacgcagaaaaagttaatgctagcgcggagctagcgttagcgcacctagttataagcctcattACGCAGAaaaacgctagcgcggtgctagcgttagcgcacctgcttattagcctcggtacacagaaagagtttaaagctagtgcggcgctagtgttagcgcacctggttataagcctcggtgtGGGGAAAAAGTTTAATGCCAGCGCGGTGCGAGCATTAGCGCACCCGGCTACAAGCCTCGgaacgcagaaagagtttaacactagcgcggagctagcgttagcgcacctagttataagcctcattacacagaaaaagtttaatgctagcgccgtgctagcgttagcgcacctggttattagcctcggtacacagaaagagtttaaagctagtgcggcgctagtgttagcgcacctggttataagcctcggtatgCAGAAAAAGTTTAATGCCAGCGCGGTGcgagcattagcgcacctggctaTAACCCTCGGAACACAGAAAAAGTTCAATGCCAGCACTGCATAAaacgcggggttgaaagcgtgtgaaaaaagtcgcagcttgtcgGTCAGACGTTATGGTATATATGCAGCACGACagtagaagtacagatacttgcGTTAAAAATGAAGTACAACCACCTCTTCAACTTCTGCGCTTAACTCTGAGACGTGCTTTCGATGGCAAAGGTGGCGGTACTCACAGTGAAGACGGCCACGGCGCCGCCCTGCAGGAGGCCGGCGAGCACGTCGGTCCAATGGTGCTTGTAGTCGGAGACGCGGGACAGGCCCACGTAGACGGCGGTGGCGAGCAGGAAGAACTGCACGGTGGGCCGCAGGAGCCTGGCCCACTTGGCCTTCAGTCTGGCGTGGATGTACAGCTGGCGACGgcacaaaagacatttcaagtaaatgaaaatacagtacagtcaacCACATAGCTGGGTTTTCCACAATTCAAGTTGCTACATGTTAGCATCCTTGAGACTGCGGGCACTTTATGAGTTTTATTTGAAGTAGCGCTACGCTATCGCATGgtctaaaatgaacattttctgtACTCAGGTTGCTATCTTGCTGCCATATGAACTGTTAGCATATTAGCATTCTACTCACTGCATGTAGGCTTTTGGCACCTGTCTACTTGAGATGCTAccaaatcaaaaacaaattatGACAATGCccgaagaaaaatgaaaaaaattcacaagtcACGATGACGACGTTATTTTAGAGGAACTTACGCTGAGACAAGATGCGGAAACAGTTCTGGCACGTTGCTAACCCGAAATGCAAAACCGCATCAATATTGACTACTGGATGTACATATACATATCCCGTATTATTAAAATTAGCAATTATTTCCCCGCGTATGTGAGCCCAAAGGGTTCTCCTGTTTTgtcgccaaaaaaaaacaaaaaaaaaaaaacgattgtaCTTACAACAAGAAACAACATGCAGTACATGGAGAATGACGAATGGCCAGAATAGAAAGACAGCCTGcaaaagattaaaaacaaaaaccatatTTTTTCAAAGTCAATAAAGGTCATTCATCTTCTGCACAACATAATACTTTTCATCTAAAAgtggacaaattgttttttctttgcccATTTTTCACATCTATATAagcaaaatgtataaaaatatttatcataCAATCTTCAAAAATTtcacgagtttttttttttctgtttcggaaaaaataaaaatacactcaGCAACGTGTTCTTTTGTGACATTGTATTTGTATATCAGTCATTTAACCTTTGTGTTGTACAAGAATGATTTGAAATTACAGTTTGAGTACTTTCTTTTTTACAAAACTGCTTTTGAGGTCAATAAAACAAACTTGTAAGCTGAAatgcagtgaatactcggttctccaACTCcacgttctcgaacaaatcagttttcgatcgaaacttttgtgattttatttttttggtttccgTCTtgaaacgaaaatcggtacccGAAACTCCCCCGATAAAACACAGAAATCAAATAACGCcctccccctcattattgcgtctctaaagttattctgcacttttgatcattaaaaagtttacaaggctggttGCCGAGTCGCTCTGGATACGGCAATGTCCTCCCAGCCTCGCCtgctctactactaaagcatatattttaagcaaaaaaataaaatactttttgtaaattattttatggtGTTAAGTATTTAAACCATACATGTATTTcgactatgcagtttattgtcgGGAAAAGCTAAAACGAATGCTTtaaaaacccatttttttttaggcttggaatgcattatttctttttccattcattgtaatgggacatatcgatttggttttcagaCAAGTCACTTCtgaaaccattttctggaacagattgtggttgagaaaTGAGGTTGTACCGTacatctgaaaaaaagaaattagcaTTCTCCATTTTTCGGTTCCAACGGGACAACACCAGGTTGACTGATCAAATCTGATGAATTGTATCGCAACAGACAATAGCTAAGGGATAGTTTTGCAAAATAttgcagttatgctttcttttttttactgcattCAATATAAAAACCTACCGAATGGTCACGGGAGCAGGACAGTTAGGAGACGTTTTGTACCTGGCTTCGTCCACCAGGAAGGGGTCGCCGGTGCAGGTGAAGTTCTCCACGTATCCGCCGGCTTCGCAGTTGATGCGATCCCACCGCGGCTCGCACACGGCCAGGAAGTGCGGCCGCAGTCGCCCGACGGAGTACTTGGCGATGTCTGTCAGAGACTGGCTGGCCGCCGCGCCGAACAGGTAGCAGCCCGCGGCCTTGTACACCCGAGCTGCGTACTTGTGGCCGAGCGTCTTGCTCTTCGTGTGGGTCAAGTAGACCGAAAGGCACTCGCCGCACATGATCTAGACGAAAACGTGAGAGAGACGACGAACGGACGGAGCCGGTTTCGATGGGGTCGCGAGATGCCGCTTACGACGATGAGCGTGAAGGGGATCATGACCCCTCCGAGGAGCTGGTAGGAAATGGTGTCCTCTCGGAGAGGGTAGCGGATGGACTCGTCGTTGCAGAAGAAGCCTCGCTTGAACGGCCTGTGCTGAGGAGTCAGAACCAAGAAGGGGAGGCCCACTGGCGGATTGAAGAGGACACGCAAACGGAGATCGGGAATCACAAATAGGAGGGACTAAAAAGGTTTGCCGGACTCAAATTTGCCGGGGCTGAGGGTCGGTCGACAGAGCCGGGATTGCGTCCGCGCAACACGTGCAAATTGGCGCATACAAATTGAGGGCTGCTTTGATCTCTTTATTTGATCAAAAAGGCAGAGCGTGCAAAAAGAGACCTGACGGGGCAAACGGCTCTTTTCATCttctgtaaacatttttgagatCGCAAAAACACGACATCGTCTATTCAGCAACGTCGTATCACCTGCTGTTTGACAAAACTCCATTCAACGCCGCATTTCTGTGCGTCCAGGACATTTCAGCGTACTGTGGCAATATGCTCTCCTCGCTTACGCCTGTTCCGCGGGTGCACTGTCCAGCGTTTTAGATGCCGTGTTTCGCAGGATGAACATTCATCTaattcccacacacacactcgagaAGTGCTAAATCATACCTCGTACAGTAACGCCTCGGTTCTCGTCTCGACCAAAAGCCGTTCTAGAAGGCAgctcaaaaaccgatttgttcgaaaaccaaagcaaccgccgcgcgcgttctgttatttccgttttttttttttctgtgggtgggaattcacaacagagtgcgtcgtgggtcaactggtctggccgcacgcgttctattatttccgggttttattGGGCGCGTTCgggtaccgattttcgttcgaaaacagaaacaaaaaaaaaatcccgaaatCTTCGTCTGAAAaaggggacgttcgagaaccgaggctgtactgtgtCCGGTTGCCGGCTTCTCCAAAAATATCACTgatagatttctttttttgtcactgtttgCTTTCCGTTAACACTTCCACTTCCATCTCTTAAAACAATGATGTCAACACTTGAGTTTCTTGACATATCATTGAAGTTATCGCAGCATTACATTTATTGgtatgaactgaaaaaaattagtGACCACTTATTTTTTCGATGTACACCAACGTGACAACAGTACCATGTGTATTTAGAGGGaagcaaaatgatgaaaattgatGATGAGACCTCCTGTACTGAATCATATCAGTCTACAGAGCagctgtactgtatgtacataacGATGGCTGATGAGTGTACCGTCTGCATGCCAAGTATATGACGCGTCACAAACTCAGATTCAATAATGACGGGGCCTACAATTGCATCTTTTATTTCCAAAGTACGTCATTAAATTATGCCTAATTTCTGATGGGTTGCTTTTCATTAAGCGAGATTTcgctccctccccccccccccccaaaaaaaaaaaaaaaacccaagggTGTGTGCACGTTAATGCTCTTAACTGTACCTTGGAAAACCAAGGCGATGAAgctgaaaatgtgtttcaaacGAGTCAACTGGTGGTGATTTAGCCCACATGGAACAAAACTAGAGCGATATTGCCGGGGTCAGTGCATCCATTCTGCTGGTGCTGCACGTTTCTTATGATTACAAAGCAAATACAGTTGTGGACTAAAAATATAACTTTGGTATGGAAAACTCACACATAGGGAGGAGGAACTTTTCCACCTCCCCTGCCTGAGCAATGGCCACATCAAGCTTCCCAGTGTGTATTTACATAATAATTATGCGTGAAATTTGTACTgctgaaatttttcaaactctGTGCTCAATAGAAAGTCAATAAAAGGTAAATGGAGAGAAGAGATCACATTTTACATACCGAGAGTGAGGCAAGTGAAGTCCAACAAGATGTATGGGATGCCAGAAACCTCAAAcatgttgtcttttttgtttagaaaaaaaaaaaaagaaaaatttaaaatcctttttttttttttttttttgctcttattCGGTTAAACACACCAGCTTCATCGTGTGACACGAGTAAAAGCGGAAGGCTTCTAT
Proteins encoded in this window:
- the LOC133499349 gene encoding phospholipid phosphatase 1-like; the protein is MFEVSGIPYILLDFTCLTLVGLPFLVLTPQHRPFKRGFFCNDESIRYPLREDTISYQLLGGVMIPFTLIVIMCGECLSVYLTHTKSKTLGHKYAARVYKAAGCYLFGAAASQSLTDIAKYSVGRLRPHFLAVCEPRWDRINCEAGGYVENFTCTGDPFLVDEARLSFYSGHSSFSMYCMLFLVLYIHARLKAKWARLLRPTVQFFLLATAVYVGLSRVSDYKHHWTDVLAGLLQGGAVAVFTVFGVSNFFQQPVEAGVSQEEGGRHTSLQENPPNCNHYGSTD